Below is a window of Herminiimonas arsenicoxydans DNA.
CTTATTACTTCCGCGTTGGAGCCTTACTGACGCTGCCGGTGTTGTTGGTCACGCTTGCCGCGCTGGCGATTCGACTCAGCGTTTAAGCCCTCACTTAAAAGAACATACAAGGAAAGCAAATGACAACGATTTATCACAACCCTGCATGCGGCACGTCACGCAATACGCTCGCGTTGATACGCAATACCGGCGAAGAGCCGACCGTCATCGAATATCTGAAAACGCCTCCATCAAGAGTAATCCTGATTCAAATGATCAGCGATGCAGGTTTGTCAGTACGCGAGGCCATTCGACAAAAAGGTACGCCTTATGCGGAGCTGGGTCTGGACAATCCGCAACTCAGCGACGATGCCTTGATCGAAGCAATGTTGGCGAATCCGATCCTGATCAATCGCCCGTTTGTCGTTGCCGACAAAGGCACACGCCTATGCCGTCCTTCTGAACTGGTGCTGGATGTTTTAAGCAAACCACAGCAACAAGAATTCACGAAAGAAGATGGCGAAGCTGTCATCAATGCGGAGGGACAACGTGTCACAAAATTTTCCTGATCTGCCTAACATTGATCCAGCCTTATTCACAACACCAACGCGACATGATTTGACGGTCGCATCACCAGCTACGCATGCGCCGCGCTTCCTGCTTTTGTATGGCTCATTGCGCGAGAAATCGTACAGTCGATTGCTAACGATGGAAGCTGCGCGTTTATTAGAGGCAATGGGCGGAGAAGTGAAAATCTTTGATCCACATGGTTTGCCATTACCGGACGGCGCACCTGAAACGCATCCTAAGGTACAAGAACTTCGTGATTTGGCTCAATGGGCCGAAGGGATGGTTTGGACGTCGCCGGAACGGCATGGGGCAATGACAGGCATCATGAAGGCCCAGATTGATTGGATACCGTTGGCGATGGGTGCAGTACGTCCAACACAGGGAAAAACCTTAGCTGTTATGGAGGTATCTGGTGGTTCGCAGTCATTCAATGCAGTTAATCAGATGCGTATTTTGGGTCGCTGGATGCGCATGATCACAATTCCAAATCAGTCATCTGTTGCTAAAGCGTTCCTTGAGTTCGACGAATCAGGTCGTATGAAGCCGTCTTCTTACTACGAACGTGTTGTAGATGTGATGGAAGAGCTGTTCAAATTCACCCTACTTACTCGAGACGTTTCTCCCTTTCTTGTGAATCGTTACAGTGAGCGCCGGGAATCTGCCGAAGAACTTGCTAAGCGCGTCAACATCCGTTCAATCTAACGACGGCTTTCATGAGAGTTCAATCGCAAACACGTATGAGTGGCAAACATATGGTGTTGGCAGCCTTAGTCGCATCGATTTGGGGTGTTGCGTTTGTTCTCAGTAAAGTTGGACTCGAAAGCTTTACTCCGTCTCAACTAACATTTTTGAGATTTACCTGTGCGGCGCTCGGTGTGCTCTGGTTACCTCGGCCAGCGATATCTTGGACGCTGCTGATCCTAATTGGATTGACGCTGTTCACTGGTCAATTTCTGTTGCAGTTCACGGGTATAGCGATGGGTATGCCAGCAGGACTGACGGCTGTAGTCGCCCAGACTCAAGCGCCTTTTACGGTGTTGCTAGCGATATTCATACTCGGTGATCGACCTACGATTCAGCAAGTCGTTGGCATGCTGGCGGCGTTGGTTGGTTTGGTCGTGATCAGTTCAACGCTTGGTCATGGTGTACCAATTGCGGCATTCCTGGTCATGCTTGCATCCGCGTTGAGTTGGAGTGTTGGTAATGTACTTGTAAAGAAAATTGGCAAAGTCGACATGCTTCACCTAATGGTGTGGGCCAGTCTCGTCCCACCGCTGCCGGCGTTACTGCTGATGACGGTTTTCGACGGTGGTTATATGTCGATTTTGCAGTCACTCAGCAATGCCTCTTGGCAGAGCATTGGTTCGGTCGTTTATCTTGGTTTTATCGCGACGATTTTAGGATACGCAGTGTGGGGTAGTTTGCTCGTACGCTACTCAGCCGCAGCAGTTGCACCCTTTGCATTATTAGTGCCGTGTGTAGGAGCTATAACTTCCTATTTGGTATTCGGAGAGGTTTTTGAACCACTTCGATTAGCAGGTATGGCTTTGATGATCGTAGGCCTTCTCATCACCATCGCCCCATTAAATTGGTTTCACCGGCATTGATTTTGGATGTCGGGAATGTAAAGGCATCGTATACATGCCAAATCCCACGGAGCACACGCACTAATGTTGCCACTTAGCCGCATTTTAAAGTTGCCGCCGGTTCGCATTCCAAAGGTGCGTCTACAACCATCCCATAACGATCCTTCAATTCAATTAAATACTTAAAAGCTAAGTTCGTGATTACCCCATTTGGCAATCACACGTACATAAACAAGTTCACTAATCAGCTCCACGAGAGTTTGCGCGACGATAATCGCGGGCAAGACCGGAATTGCACCAGGTACTGCCAGTGCCAGAGGCAGTACCACCAGAGAGTTGCGAGTAGCCGAACTAAAGGCAATTGCGCGAGAGGACGAGCCATCCAGTTTTACTCGACGCGCAACCCACCATCCGATGACCGGTGCAAGAACTGCGTAGGCGACATAAATCGGCAACACCTCCCACACTGCTTCAATCGCCGGGCCGAGCTGAGGCATTACCGCCACGATCACGATGAATAAAACCAACGCCGTCGCGGGTACAGGCGTCAGGCCGAGAAAGTCCGCAAATGATTTTCCGCTTGTGCTTTTTCGTGCAAAAAATTGCATGGCTCCAGCTAGTGCGAGTGGAACTGCAATCAACCAAACAAATGCATGAAGGAAGGGACCTGCTTGGACGTAGCTTGCTACGTCGCTCCCAAGCATCAAACTCAGATATACAGGTAGCATCAACATCTGGACGATGAGCAGCACTGGTGTGGAAGCAAGTAGTAAGCGTGCGTCCGCGCGTCCCAAGTGTGCAAACGTCACTACATAGTCAATGCATGGAGCGAGAAGAACCAGCATCACTCCAAAGCGAAGCATCTGGTCGTCGAGGAAAAGGCCAACGAGAACGAAGACTAATATAGGAATGATGATGAAATTGGCGATAAGTAGAGCAGCTAAAAAACGCACCTGCTTGAGAGCTTGGCCGAGTTCTGCCAACGGCACCTGTAAAAAGGTGACGAAGAGCATAAATGCTAATGCCGGGTTAATTGCGCTCTCCGCAGTGGTAGTTCCGGGAACGGACATTGCTATAACTGCCGCGACGATAACCGCCCCGAAATAGATAAAAATTTGCTTCTGTTCTAATACTTCTCGCAGTTTTTCAATGTTCATTAGTCCGGCCTAAATTGATTACAGCTCAATTTTCGACTGGATGTGCTATCAATGCAATGTCTGTTATGGGTAGATATCAAAAGCATTTCACGAGTTATCAGAACATTTACGACAACGAAGTTCGCATGCAGTGATAGAAAAATGGCTAGCGAATATGCTATGCAAATTTTGAATGGACAAAGGATTCAATCTTCCCAAAAATTCTTCGAGCCACTGATTGGATCGGATCTTGATATCGGACCGCCAACATCAGAGAGCATTGATCGTTATCGACAAAGCATTCAAAATTAGGATTGAAAGAGAATCGTGATTCATAGTTTGGCGATGGCAACTTTGAAATGCGAATCGGCGGCAGGTTTCAAATGCGGCTAGGTGGCAAGTTTCAGATGCGAATGGATGGCAAGGTTAATGCGAATACTCACTTGTATGAAAATTTATTGGCATGCACAAAAAACTATCCAAAATGGATAGCTATCTACGAATTATTGTTCAAATCAAAATGATTGAAGTATTCAGGGCAGAATAAAATCAGTATTCAATTTTATACGGTACATGCAATTAGCTACTTGCAGTCGTCCCTTCATTCTTAATGGTAAACGCCAGGCTATTCTGCCTGGCTATGTTCTTGGTCATCTTTCTTTAGACATCGTCACTCAAGCTCGCTATTGAAGCTATGCTTCATTAAATGAAGTGAGGGAGAGAGCTAGCTCTCTCCCTTATATAAAGAATATAAAACCCCCGCATTTGCTCCGCATTAGATAGGCCGAGTGATCAACTGCTCTCCAGCGTTGAACACATGATGGGGGTATGCGATATTTTTTTACTGCGAAGAGCTTATGTGAGATAGCGAAGCAGATTCAATAGCGGCTTTTTGAATAGCGCTCGCGTGAGATTGCATTAAGCAATGAAGACGATTCATTGCCCTGAGCAAGCGGTTTTCCATGATGGGTGATGCTATTTGAGTTTTGATAATTTGACGATTGCATCAGCAATTTAAAATGTCTGCCCGATATGTTGTTTTGAAAAGCTACCTCGGTTGATCAATGTAGCGTTTTATCCACAAAGATATTTGAACTTCATTTTTTTTCTGATTTCAGAAGAAATTGCTTTTATGTGTGGATCACAAAAACAAAATGTAATCTCCATCAACTTTCTGGAGAACCAGATGAACCAAAAGAGCGCCAATCACAAGTCGAATCAGTCGAATCCTAACAACCCGACATTCCAGCATGTGAACAATAACCGGTCGAACCAAGGCAATCCCAACAATCCTGCGCATCATAGCAGTCGCGCTACGCCGATCGTGCCAAAAAAATAATCCAAGAGTGTGAAGCGACCTTTGGGGCGCTTCACCGAGGAGAAACGATGAGCAACACAATTAAATCAAGTAGTTTAAATCGCCAAAAGAAGCTCGGTAGACCAAAGAGAAGCGAAGGTGTTCTGGCTACGCTTGAGCGATTGACGGGTCAAATTCCATGTCCGGACTATTTGAGAGACGCTGCGAATAAGTACCTTCGATCGGACCTCTTCCATATACCGAGGGACGCGGGCAAGAAAAGTGTCAACGAAACGAAACTTGCCCAAGAAGGAGCACAACAGTTGCTCATGAATGCCCTCTACTTAGATCAGCTACTAAACGGCGACACTGCTGTCGTCCTAAAAATCATGAAAGGCGATATTGGAGAAGATGAGCTTGGAAAATTACTCGCTGTAGCAGAAAGCGAAGTCGCACGCCGTGCAGAAATCTACACCTACTGGCAACAACGTATGTCGGCTGTACAGTCTGTGTTGAAACCCGGACTCATTGATTATAAGAAGCAAAGTCTAGAGTCGGTGATCGGCCAATGTCAGCAAGCAATACCTATCAAGAAAGTCGATACCTTTGCATTGCGCGCGGTGCGTCAACTTGAGCGGATTGAGCAACGTGGTCGACTATCTGGACCTAGTGCCGATGAGTTAGTCGAGCAGGCTGATGCTTATCTCGCTTTGAATGACTTGGTCAGGGCTCAAGCTAAAGCTAAAGCCGCTGTCGAGATAGAAAAACACCACCCAAGGGCATGGTTCATAAGGGTAATAGTGGCATTGAAACAGCGCAATTCAGCGCACGGAAAAATGCGTCACTATCAGATTGAGGCTACAGAAATAGCTGAGGTCATATCGGCGCATGAAAGTATGGCTCACCACTTGGCAGACGAATTTGCCATTGAAGCTTCGGAACGCCAAGAGGCATTGGATCAATTGGTTCCTGATGCGCTTCTGCATTGGCCTACGCGCGGACGAGGTCAATTCGACCATCCTGAATGGCGAGCGGTAGTGCGCGATCTTCTTTTGGCGCAGGTTTTTAGGAAAGTGGTACTCGGTGGTGAACTCTATTATTCACAAATGGCATTCAGTTTGAACGGCTTTGAACCAGAATGGCATTTGAAATATGATTCGGTAGAACTCTTTAGATCTTATGACTTTGTAACAGATGAAGATTTGCCGTTGAGCGCCGTTGAATGCAAGGCTCTGAGATTATTGTTTGAAGAGCACGCTCGGTATCGGTCAACTTTTTTTGGGTTTGAAAATACTGACATGTTGGCTAGAGACTTCCAGTTGCTCCACCTTCGTTGGATATTACGGGACGCTGGTTACACGCAACATTGGGAGAACTGGTCACAGGATGTGGCATCTTATCCATCCACCAGTTTTGAATTATCTATTCTTAGGAATGCTGTGCTTGGCCCCTTATGGGTTAGCCATCAAGCGCGTAATGGTGGCACATCGTCTATATTCCAAATATTGTCGCGATGGCAGGATTGCGCAAGCAAGCGGCGAAGAGAGCAGATAAATGAGCGTGTATTAGCCTCACTCTTAATCGTATGCCACCACCAGTTAGCGCGATCTGACTTTGCTGGCTGCTGGCAGACATGCTCTGAAGCCGAGCGACTTGTAGATGGAAAGAATAACTTCGGTTTTGGCTTTGCTCATCCGATGGAGCCAATGATAATGATACCTGCGAAGAATGCTCGATACTGGCATTACGTGAAAGCTCTAACTGTCGTGAAGGCGAAATATTCTGGCATTGTCTTAGATGACGAGATGACAGACATGTTTAATAACGCTGAGTATTGGCGACAAGAATTCAGCGATCAGAAAACCTGCTTTTGGAACTGCTCAGAAGAATTTGAAGATGGTGGTGGTGAAGAATATCTTGTGGCACCCTATGACATAGACCTGACTGACATCTCAAACTGGGAAGTACCAACACGTGGACGGGATATCCCGTTTGATAACTTTAGCGTCTCAATGCCAGAGAGCGTTGGCAAGTTATCTTCCTCATAATTGAAGAAATAAAAGAATATACCAAGTAAAAATACAGGCTACCCTGTATCCATATGGATAGGCGGGGCAGCAAAAAAAAAGACCGCATACTGAACTGACCCCAAATAGTTGGACGGTTTAGTTTGCTAAGCGGCCAAGGGCTGGGTTCTGTATTGCACAGGACTCAGTCCTTTTAGTTTCATCTTGATGCGATCGTGATTGTAATAGCGAATGTACTCCTTGAGCCCCGCTGTTAGCTCGTCAATACTGCGAAACTTGTTGAGGTAAAAAAATTCTGATTTGAGCACAGCAAAGAAGCTCTCCATGGCGGCGTTATCGAGGCAGTTCCCTTTACGGGACATACTTTGCACCATCCCTTTTTGCTGTAGCACCCTGGCGTAAGCGGGCATCCTGTATTGCCAGCCTTGGTCTGAATGCAGCATCGGCCTCTCATCCGGTTTGAGCTTGGAGAGCGCTTTTTTCAGCATGACTCCCACCAGTTCATAGACCGGACGCCTCGCCGTTTCAAAGGCGATGATTTCGCCGTTGTATAAATCCATCACCGGCGAGAGATACAGCTTTTCTCCCGCCACATTGAACTCCGTGACGTCGGTTACCCATTTTTCATTGGCTTTCTCTGCTGTGAACTGACGCTGCAAAGCATTGGGCGCGCTTTTTCCGACGTCGCCTTTGTAGGAACGATACTTCTTCGCACGCACCAACGATTTGAGCCCCAACTGCCGCATGAGGCGCTGCACCTTCTTGTGATTGACACCCTGGCCCAGCCGGCCCAGTGCAGCCGTGACGCGACGATAGCCATAGCGCCCATGGTGACGGGCGAAGATGGACTGGATTTGTTGTTTCAACGGCTGATACTTATCCGGCGCCTGCGCAACCTTCTGCTGATAGTAGAAAGTGCTGCGCGGTAGCTCAGCAAACGTGAGCAGATCGGCCAACGGGAAGTGTTGCCTTAGTTCATGGACTACTTGCGATTTCCGCGCGTTGTTGCCCGCTGTTGCTTCTGCGCTTGAACTAAGGCTTCCAACTTTTTTAAGTAGGCATTCTCCATGCGCAGCTGATTGATCTCGGCCAACAGATCCTCGCGGCTGCGGGTTTCATCATTGACGGAGCTCGGGAGTGGTGTAACGGGGGAATGAGGCATTCTTGGTGGTCTTCCACGTTTGCGTGGTTGGAGGGCGTCTATACCGCCGTTATGATAGCAGCGCTCCCATACGGCCACGCATCCTTGGCTACGAATCCCAAAGGCGAGCCCCGTCTCTTGATACGACCATTGCTTCTTCCACATCTGCCGCAGCACACGCAACCGGAACTGCGCATCGTAATGCTGGAATTTCTTCCTCAAACCAGCAATGCCGTGCTTCTGATAGGACGCCACCCACCGCGTCACCATCGTTGTCGAAACGCCGTTGCGGCGACCCACAATGGCACATCCATCTGTGCCGGATAAATACTGCTCTACTACCGAAATCTTGAATTTCTCGTCGAATTTCGTCATTAAAAAACCCCAAAAGTTGGTGTCCAATTTTTGGGGTTCAGTTCAATACAGCGGTCTTTTAAATAAGCAGTTACATTAGAACGTGGTTACGTCATTTGCAAAATGATAGCCAGAACCAAAAATCCCAACACTAGAAACTTGCTGTAACTAGGGATGTTTTTTATTTTCCCTTCCTCTTAAAGTACACATCGCCGGTGAATGCGATGACCAAGAATATAGGGACAAATACCAGAATACGGATGGGGCATTGTCAATGTGGTGCCTTGCCAGCCTTGCACCATTCTCTCCACTCATCCAGCTGATCGAAGGAAATCGGTGCATCAGGACCTACTTCCTTGCGGCGAGCCGCCGTCCATTGATCGACACAACTGTCCGTATTCAATCCCGCAACCGCTGGCTGGGCAGCTTGCAGACGATCCTCCACCAGGACGCCGTCTTTGTAGACCTTGTCGTTGAGCAAGTTACCATCGGCCCCCCATTGCTGGAAATTCCCATGTGGCTTGCCCGAGCGCCATTCGCCACGACCAGTGCGCTTGCCGGTTTGGCGGTCGAACGACTCTTCGATGCCATCCTTCACGCCATCAGTCGCTTCGTTCGTATAGATCAAGTGGGAACCGTCTGGCAAGTATTGAACAAGCTTCCCGTGCGGGACACCGACTTTCCATTTCTGGCGCAATACCAGCTTGCCGTTGCTAGGGTTGGACACTTCCAGCTTGTCATCCAATTCCCCGTCCTTGAATGTGGCCGCCACTAAAACATCTGATTTGCCCGGCACATACAGCGTGGCTGGGCCTTCTGCCGATCCTTTCACATAGGCGATTTCACTCATGACGATCTCACTTTGAGGAAGGCGGCAAATAGCCTTGCCGTCAAAGAGCCCCGCTCTTATGTCGACATCACAGAAGTAGCGCTGCAAGGGATGCTCTAAATGCTTGCCCAGTCCCAAATGTGCAGCTGTTTTCAGTTGGCTGACGATGCGATTGAGTACAGGCGTACTCAAGCCACTGACGTTGGTAAGCTTGCCATTGAAGGGTTCATTCGCACCTTCCTCGTAGATCTTGCCATTGACGACTTCGACATGGCGTTGATCTAATATCTTTTCTTGGCCGCAAGCTGCCAAAGCGGCAAGCACACACGCACCGCCGACAACGCGCAGGGCGTTCGTCCAATTCACATTCATCATGGTTTGTTCTTTATAGGTAAGTCGGAGCAAGGCATACGGCTTCAGCAATCAAGCTGTGTCCGATGCCGAGCACCTGGTTTGTTAGGTAGGGGGGAAGGCATCGGATAAACGGCGGGTAAAACCCGCCGTATGCTTAGGATTATTTTTGCCGCCGCTTCTGTTCTTCTTCCAGACGTTTCTTTTGTTCTATGGCTTGATCACCAATGGTAACTGCAGCCTTGCCGGCAAAAATGGCTGTATTGGCGACAGCAATGCCGGCCACTTTGGCTGCTGCCTTGGCTTTATCGGCAAAGCCAAAGGAAAACCGAAAATCATCGACGCTGTCGCCGATCTTGAAGAAATCCATGTTCACTCCCCCTGTATCAAGTGAGATCAATATTCATCGACCTTGCCGCTGCCTTCGCATTCAGGGCAGGGTACGCGTGCGCGGCTGTTGCCGGCACAGACCGGGCAACTGGTGGGATGGTCGTCATCACCGTATTCGAGCGGACACGGGATCTGGCCTTTGCCCTTGCATTCGGGACACTTCACTTCGTTGCTCATTTTTAAATCTCCTTGTCAAAATTGAAATTTCATTCATTGCTCAGCCAAAGATTCCTGAGGGAAATATATTAACATTGCTACTCAAACTCTGTAGACCTAAAGTCATCTAAAAAGCAATCTTTGGCCTGTTATGACCAAAGATTCCAAACACTCCGATGATGTGTCTCTCAGGCAGAAATACGGCTCAAGGCTACGTTTCGCACGCGAAGCATTAGGTATTTCGCAGGAAGCTTTAGCTGAAAAAGCCGGATTGCACAGAACCTATATCGGGCAGGTTGAGCGTGGCGAGCGCAACATCTCTATCGATAATCTGGAGAGGCTGGCAGATGCCGTTGGTGAACAGCTCTGGGAAATGTTGCGTCCGTAAAGTGCTGTGTAATTAGGCATCAACGTTCGCTACCTTCGCATTGAGTTTTTCACGCAGTCCGACTTTCTCTTCAATGCAGGTTCTAGTCACGCTGCCTGCAGTGTCCGTCTCGCCCTCCGTAAAAAATTCTTCAATCACCTCCGGTCTTTCTTCTTCCGAATCTTCAAACGCACCGTTGTTGAGTCCTTCGCGAGCGACCACATCCAAGGCAGCCTGCTCATAGCCACCAGATTGACGACGCTCATTAAGTTGTCTGGCTTGTGCAAACGCTTCTTCTATCGTCAGTCCTTCCCTGACAGTAATATCCACGTAATAAATGGCAGAGCGGTGGCTGAGCGTCGTACTCTTGCCGCGCAGTCGTAACTCCAACGGCAGACATGCCAGCAGATTGCCGGATGCCGCCTGGTAATAGCTGAGTCTTGCCGCCAGCGTCCGAATACTGTTGAAACCAGTCGTTCTAAAAATGAACGTCCCCATTTCTTCTGCATCACCAATCATCACGTTCAGACGACCATAGGGTTTGCACGCTCCGCCT
It encodes the following:
- the arsC2b gene encoding arsenate reductase (Evidence 1a : Function experimentally demonstrated in the studied strain; PubMedId : 3021763, 1703401, 1704144, 8674982, 7721697, 9537360, 12829264; Product type e : enzyme) codes for the protein MTTIYHNPACGTSRNTLALIRNTGEEPTVIEYLKTPPSRVILIQMISDAGLSVREAIRQKGTPYAELGLDNPQLSDDALIEAMLANPILINRPFVVADKGTRLCRPSELVLDVLSKPQQQEFTKEDGEAVINAEGQRVTKFS
- a CDS encoding putative NADPH-dependent FMN reductase, ArsH-like (Evidence 3 : Function proposed based on presence of conserved amino acid motif, structural feature or limited homology; Product type pe : putative enzyme), which codes for MAKLSSMRRDNVSQNFPDLPNIDPALFTTPTRHDLTVASPATHAPRFLLLYGSLREKSYSRLLTMEAARLLEAMGGEVKIFDPHGLPLPDGAPETHPKVQELRDLAQWAEGMVWTSPERHGAMTGIMKAQIDWIPLAMGAVRPTQGKTLAVMEVSGGSQSFNAVNQMRILGRWMRMITIPNQSSVAKAFLEFDESGRMKPSSYYERVVDVMEELFKFTLLTRDVSPFLVNRYSERRESAEELAKRVNIRSI
- a CDS encoding putative amino-acid metabolite efflux pump (Evidence 3 : Function proposed based on presence of conserved amino acid motif, structural feature or limited homology; Product type pt : putative transporter); this translates as MRVQSQTRMSGKHMVLAALVASIWGVAFVLSKVGLESFTPSQLTFLRFTCAALGVLWLPRPAISWTLLILIGLTLFTGQFLLQFTGIAMGMPAGLTAVVAQTQAPFTVLLAIFILGDRPTIQQVVGMLAALVGLVVISSTLGHGVPIAAFLVMLASALSWSVGNVLVKKIGKVDMLHLMVWASLVPPLPALLLMTVFDGGYMSILQSLSNASWQSIGSVVYLGFIATILGYAVWGSLLVRYSAAAVAPFALLVPCVGAITSYLVFGEVFEPLRLAGMALMIVGLLITIAPLNWFHRH
- a CDS encoding Conserved hypothetical protein, putative efflux protein (Evidence 4 : Homologs of previously reported genes of unknown function) encodes the protein MNIEKLREVLEQKQIFIYFGAVIVAAVIAMSVPGTTTAESAINPALAFMLFVTFLQVPLAELGQALKQVRFLAALLIANFIIIPILVFVLVGLFLDDQMLRFGVMLVLLAPCIDYVVTFAHLGRADARLLLASTPVLLIVQMLMLPVYLSLMLGSDVASYVQAGPFLHAFVWLIAVPLALAGAMQFFARKSTSGKSFADFLGLTPVPATALVLFIVIVAVMPQLGPAIEAVWEVLPIYVAYAVLAPVIGWWVARRVKLDGSSSRAIAFSSATRNSLVVLPLALAVPGAIPVLPAIIVAQTLVELISELVYVRVIAKWGNHELSF
- a CDS encoding Hypothetical protein (Evidence 5 : No homology to any previously reported sequences) yields the protein MCGSQKQNVISINFLENQMNQKSANHKSNQSNPNNPTFQHVNNNRSNQGNPNNPAHHSSRATPIVPKK
- a CDS encoding Hypothetical protein (Evidence 5 : No homology to any previously reported sequences); translation: MNALYLDQLLNGDTAVVLKIMKGDIGEDELGKLLAVAESEVARRAEIYTYWQQRMSAVQSVLKPGLIDYKKQSLESVIGQCQQAIPIKKVDTFALRAVRQLERIEQRGRLSGPSADELVEQADAYLALNDLVRAQAKAKAAVEIEKHHPRAWFIRVIVALKQRNSAHGKMRHYQIEATEIAEVISAHESMAHHLADEFAIEASERQEALDQLVPDALLHWPTRGRGQFDHPEWRAVVRDLLLAQVFRKVVLGGELYYSQMAFSLNGFEPEWHLKYDSVELFRSYDFVTDEDLPLSAVECKALRLLFEEHARYRSTFFGFENTDMLARDFQLLHLRWILRDAGYTQHWENWSQDVASYPSTSFELSILRNAVLGPLWVSHQARNGGTSSIFQILSRWQDCASKRRREQINERVLASLLIVCHHQLARSDFAGCWQTCSEAERLVDGKNNFGFGFAHPMEPMIMIPAKNARYWHYVKALTVVKAKYSGIVLDDEMTDMFNNAEYWRQEFSDQKTCFWNCSEEFEDGGGEEYLVAPYDIDLTDISNWEVPTRGRDIPFDNFSVSMPESVGKLSSS
- the insK2 gene encoding Transposase IS3 family, part 2 (Evidence 2a : Function of homologous gene experimentally demonstrated in an other organism; PubMedId : 2841644, 2541046; Product type h : extrachromosomal origin), with amino-acid sequence MADLLTFAELPRSTFYYQQKVAQAPDKYQPLKQQIQSIFARHHGRYGYRRVTAALGRLGQGVNHKKVQRLMRQLGLKSLVRAKKYRSYKGDVGKSAPNALQRQFTAEKANEKWVTDVTEFNVAGEKLYLSPVMDLYNGEIIAFETARRPVYELVGVMLKKALSKLKPDERPMLHSDQGWQYRMPAYARVLQQKGMVQSMSRKGNCLDNAAMESFFAVLKSEFFYLNKFRSIDELTAGLKEYIRYYNHDRIKMKLKGLSPVQYRTQPLAA
- a CDS encoding Transposase IS3 family, part 1 (Evidence 3 : Function proposed based on presence of conserved amino acid motif, structural feature or limited homology; Product type h : extrachromosomal origin), whose protein sequence is MTKFDEKFKISVVEQYLSGTDGCAIVGRRNGVSTTMVTRWVASYQKHGIAGLRKKFQHYDAQFRLRVLRQMWKKQWSYQETGLAFGIRSQGCVAVWERCYHNGGIDALQPRKRGRPPRMPHSPVTPLPSSVNDETRSREDLLAEINQLRMENAYLKKLEALVQAQKQQRATTRGNRK
- a CDS encoding Conserved hypothetical protein (Evidence 4 : Homologs of previously reported genes of unknown function); translated protein: MNVNWTNALRVVGGACVLAALAACGQEKILDQRHVEVVNGKIYEEGANEPFNGKLTNVSGLSTPVLNRIVSQLKTAAHLGLGKHLEHPLQRYFCDVDIRAGLFDGKAICRLPQSEIVMSEIAYVKGSAEGPATLYVPGKSDVLVAATFKDGELDDKLEVSNPSNGKLVLRQKWKVGVPHGKLVQYLPDGSHLIYTNEATDGVKDGIEESFDRQTGKRTGRGEWRSGKPHGNFQQWGADGNLLNDKVYKDGVLVEDRLQAAQPAVAGLNTDSCVDQWTAARRKEVGPDAPISFDQLDEWREWCKAGKAPH
- a CDS encoding hypothetical protein (Evidence 5 : No homology to any previously reported sequences), whose translation is MDFFKIGDSVDDFRFSFGFADKAKAAAKVAGIAVANTAIFAGKAAVTIGDQAIEQKKRLEEEQKRRQK
- a CDS encoding putative transcriptional regulator (Evidence 3 : Function proposed based on presence of conserved amino acid motif, structural feature or limited homology; Product type pr : putative regulator) produces the protein MTKDSKHSDDVSLRQKYGSRLRFAREALGISQEALAEKAGLHRTYIGQVERGERNISIDNLERLADAVGEQLWEMLRP
- a CDS encoding conserved hypothetical protein (Evidence 4 : Homologs of previously reported genes of unknown function) is translated as MIKGLAITPPVIGRISIGKVVEKQGKRLPEKDDQFTITSQVQNRDGWVNHPLDEALRKSSGSDKLRSIPIRFLFNEPDLNLRAEYSMFDRQSGRPLCVGNGETCKRYTATGMQTLPCPSPEGCDLAKGGACKPYGRLNVMIGDAEEMGTFIFRTTGFNSIRTLAARLSYYQAASGNLLACLPLELRLRGKSTTLSHRSAIYYVDITVREGLTIEEAFAQARQLNERRQSGGYEQAALDVVAREGLNNGAFEDSEEERPEVIEEFFTEGETDTAGSVTRTCIEEKVGLREKLNAKVANVDA